A DNA window from Geitlerinema sp. PCC 9228 contains the following coding sequences:
- a CDS encoding YifB family Mg chelatase-like AAA ATPase: MLARVWSAALVGIDAVKVGVEVDVSGGLPAMVVVGLPDTAVQESRERVKAALKNAGFAFPMRKIAINLTPADLRKEGPIFDLPIGIGILAASEQVSTELLGDFLFLGEMSLDGSLRAVRGVLPIAAAARDLGITGLVVPQGNAREAGIVEGIHVYGCDRLADVVDLLNHPQSHQPVVVDPRQELKCSSSNAPDLRDVKGQAHARRALEIAAAGGHNLIFVGPPGSGKTMLARRLPGILPPLNFPEALEVTQVHSVAGLLKERGALVTQRPFRSPHHSASGPSLVGGGTYPKPGEISLAHRGVLFLDELTEFKRDVLEFLRQPLEDGYVTVSRTRQSVCFPAQFTLVASTNPCPCGYYGDPIQACTCSPRKREQYWARLSGPLMDRIDLQVVVARLKPEEITGQPLEESSQTVLKRVLAARDRARERFAEESRVKCNADMQSQHLRQWCQLDSDTQTLLEGAIRKLGLSARATDRILKVARTIADLQGTEHLQTQHVAEAIQYRSLDRMQ, translated from the coding sequence GTGCTTGCTAGAGTATGGAGCGCCGCTTTAGTTGGGATTGATGCGGTGAAAGTGGGTGTAGAAGTCGATGTATCTGGCGGTCTGCCGGCTATGGTGGTGGTGGGGTTGCCAGATACTGCCGTACAGGAATCGCGGGAACGGGTCAAAGCGGCTTTGAAAAACGCTGGGTTTGCCTTCCCCATGCGCAAAATTGCCATCAATCTGACGCCTGCCGATTTACGCAAAGAGGGTCCGATTTTCGATCTGCCCATTGGAATTGGGATTTTGGCAGCTTCCGAGCAAGTAAGTACAGAACTGCTGGGGGATTTTCTGTTTTTAGGAGAAATGTCCCTCGATGGCAGTTTGCGAGCGGTTCGGGGAGTTTTGCCCATTGCTGCGGCGGCGAGGGATTTAGGGATTACTGGGTTGGTGGTGCCCCAGGGAAATGCTCGGGAAGCCGGGATTGTAGAAGGAATTCATGTCTATGGTTGCGATCGCTTGGCGGATGTGGTCGATTTGCTCAACCATCCCCAAAGCCACCAACCTGTTGTCGTGGATCCGAGACAGGAATTAAAATGCAGCAGCAGTAACGCACCGGATTTGCGCGATGTGAAGGGGCAAGCTCACGCGCGTAGAGCCTTAGAAATTGCTGCGGCAGGGGGCCATAATTTAATTTTTGTGGGACCGCCTGGTAGTGGCAAAACCATGCTTGCCAGAAGGTTGCCGGGAATTTTGCCACCGCTAAATTTTCCCGAGGCATTGGAAGTCACGCAGGTGCATTCGGTGGCGGGGTTGTTGAAGGAACGGGGGGCTTTGGTGACCCAACGACCGTTTCGCAGCCCCCACCATTCCGCTTCCGGACCTTCGTTGGTGGGTGGGGGAACTTATCCCAAGCCGGGGGAAATTTCGCTGGCGCATCGCGGGGTGTTGTTTCTCGACGAATTGACGGAGTTCAAGCGGGATGTGTTGGAGTTTCTGCGGCAACCGTTGGAAGATGGTTACGTGACGGTATCGCGTACTCGGCAGTCGGTTTGTTTTCCAGCTCAGTTTACGTTGGTGGCGAGTACCAATCCTTGCCCTTGCGGGTACTACGGCGACCCCATTCAGGCTTGTACTTGTTCGCCTCGCAAGCGAGAGCAATATTGGGCGCGGCTTTCCGGACCTTTGATGGACCGGATTGATTTGCAAGTGGTGGTCGCTCGCTTGAAACCGGAGGAGATTACGGGTCAGCCGTTGGAGGAGTCATCTCAAACGGTTTTGAAACGGGTTTTGGCAGCTCGCGATCGCGCCCGAGAGCGTTTTGCGGAAGAATCTAGGGTAAAATGCAATGCGGACATGCAAAGCCAGCATTTGCGCCAATGGTGTCAGTTGGATAGCGATACGCAAACCCTGTTGGAGGGGGCAATTCGCAAGTTGGGGCTGTCGGCTAGAGCTACCGACCGCATTTTAAAAGTGGCACGCACGATTGCCGACCTGCAAGGAACCGAACATTTGCAAACCCAACATGTGGCAGAAGCCATTCAATACCGCAGCCTCGATCGCATGCAGTGA
- a CDS encoding histidine triad nucleotide-binding protein, which produces MSDTVFGKIIRREIPADIVYEDDAVLAFKDINPQAPVHVLVIPKEPIPKLDEAAQKHQQLLGHLLLTAKEVAAKMELERGYRLVINNGDEGGQTVYHLHVHILGGRPMTWPPG; this is translated from the coding sequence ATGAGCGATACGGTTTTTGGCAAAATTATTCGCCGGGAAATTCCGGCAGATATTGTCTACGAAGATGATGCAGTTCTAGCTTTTAAAGATATTAATCCCCAAGCGCCTGTTCACGTTTTGGTTATTCCTAAAGAACCGATTCCCAAATTAGATGAGGCCGCACAAAAACACCAGCAATTGCTAGGGCATTTGTTGCTGACAGCTAAGGAAGTAGCAGCCAAAATGGAATTGGAGAGGGGCTATCGTTTGGTGATTAATAACGGCGATGAAGGCGGTCAAACGGTCTACCACCTGCACGTTCACATTCTCGGGGGCAGACCCATGACTTGGCCGCCCGGTTGA
- a CDS encoding DASS family sodium-coupled anion symporter has product MLKDKFLLSTYISLRRWWRSIGYNQRRWIFLFLAAAIYAAVVLSPLPGVSPEGKQAIAVFGVAAFLWGTSALPLAVTGILILFLLPFSGALSAESTYAHFGNRAVFFILGAFILSSPIMRSGLSTRVALGVVTRFGRSLRTLLASILLLAAILSCFISAHAVAAMLFPIILEVVRAAGAKPGSRFGLAAFLSMAWGVVIGSNTTLLGGARGPLALGILQGTTGDNIGFVEWTVWMFPIVIVLLVVAFAILQRIDAGEDISLVSAREFLQVRNEQLGQISRREVATGGIMVLTILLWIFQGDEWGLDVVAFLGVSLAFILGIAKWREVEEDVNWGVFLMYGSAIPLSTALEETGAAQVITQNVLSADLASPLPIFMGIVLLATLLTEFMSNSAAVAVLMPVALAIAQKYGIDPRTITMGVVLPAGLSFMLPVSTPAIAISISSGYVRPFDVFRWGVWLDVLGYLGVFLISQLYWPLVGLGKIG; this is encoded by the coding sequence ATGCTCAAAGATAAATTTCTACTATCAACCTATATTTCCCTGCGCCGCTGGTGGCGAAGCATTGGTTACAACCAACGTCGGTGGATCTTCCTTTTCCTAGCAGCAGCCATCTACGCAGCTGTGGTTCTCTCGCCATTACCAGGCGTTTCCCCTGAAGGGAAGCAAGCGATCGCAGTTTTTGGGGTGGCTGCTTTTTTATGGGGAACCAGTGCCTTACCCCTTGCCGTTACTGGGATTTTGATTTTATTTTTGCTCCCCTTTAGCGGGGCCTTGTCTGCAGAAAGTACCTACGCCCATTTTGGCAATCGCGCCGTCTTTTTTATCCTCGGTGCTTTTATCCTTTCCAGTCCTATCATGCGTTCTGGGTTGAGTACTCGCGTTGCCCTAGGTGTAGTCACGCGATTTGGGCGTTCCTTGCGTACCTTATTGGCTTCTATTTTGCTTTTAGCCGCGATTTTATCCTGTTTCATTAGCGCCCATGCCGTAGCTGCCATGCTATTCCCCATTATTTTAGAAGTGGTGCGTGCAGCGGGTGCCAAACCAGGTAGTCGCTTTGGCTTGGCTGCCTTTTTATCCATGGCGTGGGGAGTGGTGATTGGGTCCAATACCACCTTACTAGGCGGTGCCAGAGGTCCCCTAGCTTTGGGAATTTTGCAAGGCACCACAGGGGACAATATTGGCTTTGTGGAGTGGACTGTTTGGATGTTCCCCATCGTCATTGTTTTGCTGGTGGTTGCGTTTGCCATCTTGCAACGGATCGATGCGGGAGAGGATATTTCCCTCGTCTCTGCCAGAGAATTTTTACAAGTACGCAACGAGCAACTCGGTCAAATTTCTCGTCGGGAAGTGGCTACCGGCGGCATTATGGTGCTGACCATTTTGCTGTGGATTTTTCAAGGGGATGAATGGGGCCTGGATGTGGTAGCCTTTCTGGGAGTTTCCTTAGCCTTTATTCTGGGCATCGCCAAATGGCGGGAAGTGGAAGAAGATGTCAACTGGGGGGTCTTTCTCATGTACGGCAGTGCCATTCCCCTAAGTACAGCCTTAGAAGAAACGGGGGCTGCCCAGGTAATTACCCAGAACGTTCTTTCCGCCGATCTGGCCTCGCCGCTGCCGATCTTTATGGGAATTGTCTTATTGGCTACACTATTAACGGAATTTATGAGCAATTCAGCCGCCGTAGCTGTGCTGATGCCTGTAGCGCTGGCGATCGCGCAAAAATACGGAATCGACCCACGCACCATCACCATGGGGGTGGTTTTGCCAGCGGGATTGAGCTTTATGCTACCAGTCAGCACCCCAGCCATTGCCATTTCCATCAGCAGCGGTTACGTACGACCTTTCGACGTATTTCGGTGGGGCGTTTGGCTGGATGTCTTGGGATACTTAGGCGTTTTTTTAATTAGCCAACTGTACTGGCCGCTTGTTGGGTTGGGGAAAATAGGATGA
- a CDS encoding putative peptidoglycan glycosyltransferase FtsW, with protein sequence MLQYLIPIFDTSVSSWSAEARWLRWLTFLWLFIGLLVLFSASFPIAHAEYGDGFYYIKRQLIWVAAGLIGFNFLVHFPIRSVVRLNHWLLLLFLALIWLTLVPGLGNTVNGATRWISIFGVPVQPSELIKPFLVVQAARVFAKWHALSLPTRWFWLVLFASVLVGILLQPNLSTTALCGMTIWLVALASGLRMKYLATTAIAGLGMAAISISINAYQQRRIMSFLDPWSDPQGSGYQLIQSLLAVGSGGILGSGFGMSQQKLFYLPIQYSDFIFSVYAEEFGLVGSWLLLFLLMAYATVGLRVALKARSLVYQLMAMGLTSILIVQAFINIGVATGFLPTTGLPFPMFSYGGSSMISSLLVAGFLVRVARESRHAKVVGFDRFQQKQRSPQPSPKSFHPQNSPYR encoded by the coding sequence ATGCTACAATACTTAATTCCTATTTTTGATACTTCGGTTTCTTCCTGGTCGGCGGAAGCACGTTGGTTGCGTTGGTTGACGTTTCTGTGGCTTTTTATTGGTTTGTTGGTGTTGTTTTCCGCTTCTTTTCCCATTGCCCACGCGGAATATGGGGATGGTTTTTACTATATCAAACGCCAACTGATTTGGGTGGCGGCGGGATTGATTGGCTTTAATTTTTTGGTCCATTTTCCCATTCGTTCGGTGGTTCGCCTCAACCATTGGTTGCTGTTGCTGTTTTTGGCATTGATTTGGCTGACTTTGGTGCCGGGTTTGGGTAATACAGTCAATGGGGCAACCCGTTGGATTTCGATTTTTGGGGTTCCCGTGCAACCTTCCGAACTTATTAAACCGTTTTTGGTGGTACAAGCAGCCCGGGTTTTTGCTAAATGGCATGCTTTGTCTTTACCAACTCGTTGGTTTTGGCTGGTGTTGTTTGCTTCGGTTTTGGTAGGGATTTTGCTACAACCCAATTTGAGTACGACGGCTTTATGCGGTATGACCATCTGGTTGGTGGCGTTGGCGTCGGGATTGAGGATGAAATATTTGGCAACAACGGCGATCGCGGGGTTGGGAATGGCGGCGATTAGTATTAGCATTAATGCATACCAGCAACGCCGTATTATGTCGTTTCTCGATCCCTGGTCGGATCCGCAAGGATCGGGCTATCAATTGATACAAAGTTTGCTGGCTGTTGGGTCTGGGGGAATTTTGGGAAGCGGGTTTGGCATGTCCCAGCAAAAGCTTTTTTATTTGCCGATTCAGTATAGCGATTTTATTTTTTCGGTTTATGCGGAGGAGTTTGGGTTGGTGGGGAGCTGGTTGCTGTTATTTTTGTTAATGGCTTATGCTACGGTGGGTCTGCGCGTGGCTTTGAAGGCGCGATCGCTGGTTTATCAGTTGATGGCGATGGGATTGACCAGCATTTTGATTGTGCAGGCGTTTATCAATATTGGCGTGGCTACGGGTTTTTTGCCTACAACGGGGTTGCCTTTTCCTATGTTTAGTTATGGAGGCAGTTCGATGATTTCTAGTTTGTTGGTGGCTGGATTTTTGGTGAGGGTGGCTAGGGAAAGCCGCCACGCTAAGGTCGTGGGTTTCGATCGCTTCCAGCAAAAACAGCGATCGCCCCAACCATCTCCAAAATCTTTCCACCCACAAAACTCTCCCTATCGCTAA